The Buttiauxella selenatireducens genome has a window encoding:
- a CDS encoding PTS sugar transporter subunit IIB translates to MKNIVLCCAAGMSTSILVQRMKDAAQKKGIEVSIKAVPVAEFKDNIDTADIVLLGPQVKYEHAKLQAIAEPMGKTVAVIDMMDYGMMKGDVVLDKALKMMES, encoded by the coding sequence ATGAAGAATATCGTTTTGTGTTGTGCAGCGGGTATGTCGACTAGCATTTTGGTCCAACGCATGAAGGACGCCGCTCAGAAGAAGGGTATTGAAGTCTCTATCAAGGCAGTGCCGGTTGCCGAATTCAAAGACAATATCGACACCGCCGATATTGTGCTGTTAGGCCCGCAAGTTAAATATGAGCACGCCAAATTACAGGCGATCGCAGAGCCAATGGGTAAAACTGTTGCGGTCATCGATATGATGGATTACGGAATGATGAAAGGTGATGTCGTTCTGGATAAAGCTTTGAAAATGATGGAGTCGTAA
- a CDS encoding PTS lactose/cellobiose transporter subunit IIA — protein MEDLETIIMELLVNAGSARSQALTALQMARKGDFAAAQQAMEESREFVKHAHKIQTQLIGLDEGTGKLPVNLITVHSQDHLMNAMVIQDLAEDMIELYRRLPLAN, from the coding sequence GTGGAAGATTTAGAAACGATTATCATGGAATTGTTGGTCAATGCGGGTAGCGCACGCAGCCAGGCACTGACAGCGCTGCAAATGGCGCGTAAAGGTGATTTCGCAGCGGCTCAACAAGCGATGGAAGAATCTCGTGAGTTTGTAAAACATGCGCACAAAATTCAGACCCAGCTTATCGGGTTAGATGAAGGCACCGGTAAACTTCCAGTTAACTTGATTACCGTACATTCGCAGGATCACCTGATGAATGCGATGGTGATTCAGGATTTAGCCGAAGATATGATTGAATTGTATCGCCGCCTGCCATTAGCTAACTGA
- the rpoC gene encoding DNA-directed RNA polymerase subunit beta', whose protein sequence is MKDLLKFLKAQTKTEEFDAIKIALASPDMIRSWSFGEVKKPETINYRTFKPERDGLFCARIFGPVKDYECLCGKYKRLKHRGVICEKCGVEVTQTKVRRERMGHIELASPTAHIWFLKSLPSRIGLLLDMPLRDIERVLYFESYVVIEGGMTNLERRQILTEEQYLDALEEFGDEFDAKMGAEAIQALLKNMDLEQECETLREELNETNSETKRKKLTKRIKLLEAFVQSGNKPEWMILTVLPVLPPDLRPLVPLDGGRFATSDLNDLYRRVINRNNRLKRLLDLAAPDIIVRNEKRMLQEAVDALLDNGRRGRAITGSNKRPLKSLADMIKGKQGRFRQNLLGKRVDYSGRSVITVGPYLRLHQCGLPKKMALELFKPFIYGKLELRGLATTIKAAKKMVEREEAVVWDILDEVIREHPVLLNRAPTLHRLGIQAFEPVLIEGKAIQLHPLVCAAYNADFDGDQMAVHVPLTLEAQLEARALMMSTNNILSPANGEPIIVPSQDVVLGLYYMTRDCVNAKGEGMVLTGPKEAERIYRAGLASLHARVKVRITEYEKDENEEFVAKTSLIDTTVGRAILWMIVPKGLPYSIINQALGKKAISKMLNTCYRILGLKPTVIFADQTMYTGFAYAARSGVSVGIDDMVIPAKKTEIISEAEAEVAEIQEQFQSGLVTAGERYNKVIDIWAAANDRVSKAMMDNLQTESVINRDGVEEQQVSFNSIYMMADSGARGSAAQIRQLAGMRGLMAKPDGSIIETPITANFREGLNVLQYFISTHGARKGLADTALKTANSGYLTRRLVDVAQDLVVTEDDCGTLEGITMTPVIEGGDVKEPLRDRVLGRVTAEDVLKPGTADILVTRNTLLNEQWCDLLEANSVDSVKVRSVVGCETDFGVCAHCYGRDLARGHIINKGEAIGVIAAQSIGEPGTQLTMRTFHIGGAASRSAAESSIQVKNKGSIKLSNAKSVVNSAGKLVVTSRNTELKLIDEFGRTKESYKVPYGAVMGKGDGEQVAAGETVANWDPHTMPVISEVSGFIRFTDMIDGQSITRQTDELTGLSSLVVLDSAERTAGGKDLRPALKIVDAQGNDVLIPGTDMPAQYFLPGKAIVQLEDGIQISAGDALARIPQESSGTKDITGGLPRVADLFEARRPKEPAILAEISGIISFGKETKGKRRLVISPLDGSDAYEEMIPKWRQLNVFEGEVVERGDVVSDGPESPHDILRLRGVYAVTRYITNEVQDVYRLQGVKINDKHIEVIVRQMLRKATIVSAGGSDFLEGEQAEYSRVKIANRELEANGKINVSFTRDLLGITKASLATESFISAASFQETTRVLTEAAVAGKRDELRGLKENVIVGRLIPAGTGYAYHQDRMRRRAAGEAPVVPQVTAEDATASLAELLNAGGLGGNNND, encoded by the coding sequence GACGGTCTGTTCTGTGCTCGTATTTTCGGGCCAGTAAAAGACTATGAGTGCTTGTGCGGTAAGTACAAGCGCCTGAAACACCGTGGTGTCATTTGTGAGAAGTGCGGCGTTGAAGTCACCCAAACTAAAGTGCGCCGTGAGCGCATGGGTCACATCGAACTGGCTTCCCCAACTGCACACATTTGGTTCCTGAAGTCTCTGCCGTCTCGTATCGGCTTGCTGCTGGATATGCCACTGCGTGATATCGAACGTGTTCTTTACTTCGAATCATATGTGGTAATCGAAGGCGGTATGACCAACCTCGAGCGTCGTCAGATCCTGACTGAAGAGCAGTATCTGGATGCGCTGGAAGAGTTCGGTGACGAATTCGATGCGAAGATGGGTGCGGAAGCTATTCAGGCCTTGTTGAAAAACATGGATCTGGAGCAAGAGTGTGAAACTCTGCGTGAAGAGCTGAACGAAACCAACTCCGAAACCAAACGTAAAAAGCTGACCAAGCGTATCAAACTGCTGGAAGCGTTCGTTCAATCTGGTAACAAACCAGAGTGGATGATCCTGACAGTTCTGCCGGTTCTGCCGCCAGATCTGCGTCCATTGGTACCGCTGGATGGTGGTCGTTTCGCAACCTCAGATCTGAACGATCTGTATCGTCGCGTTATCAACCGTAACAACCGTCTGAAACGTCTGCTGGATCTTGCTGCTCCTGACATCATCGTACGTAACGAAAAACGTATGCTGCAGGAAGCGGTAGATGCCCTGCTGGATAACGGCCGTCGCGGTCGTGCGATTACGGGTTCTAACAAACGTCCTCTGAAATCTTTGGCCGATATGATCAAAGGTAAGCAGGGTCGTTTCCGTCAGAACTTGTTGGGTAAACGTGTTGACTACTCCGGTCGTTCTGTAATCACCGTAGGTCCATACCTGCGTCTGCATCAGTGCGGTCTGCCTAAGAAAATGGCACTGGAGCTGTTCAAGCCGTTCATCTATGGCAAGCTGGAATTGCGTGGTCTTGCTACCACCATTAAAGCTGCGAAGAAAATGGTTGAGCGCGAAGAAGCTGTCGTTTGGGATATCCTGGACGAAGTTATCCGCGAACACCCGGTACTGCTGAACCGTGCACCAACTCTGCACCGTTTGGGTATCCAGGCATTTGAGCCAGTACTGATCGAAGGTAAAGCTATCCAGCTTCACCCGCTGGTTTGTGCGGCATATAACGCCGACTTCGATGGTGACCAGATGGCAGTACACGTTCCACTGACGCTTGAAGCTCAGTTGGAAGCGCGTGCGCTGATGATGTCTACCAACAACATCCTGTCACCTGCGAACGGCGAGCCAATCATCGTTCCTTCTCAGGACGTTGTATTGGGTCTGTACTACATGACCCGTGACTGTGTTAACGCCAAAGGCGAAGGCATGGTGCTGACTGGCCCTAAAGAAGCTGAGCGTATCTATCGCGCAGGTCTGGCCTCTCTGCATGCGCGTGTAAAAGTGCGTATCACTGAGTACGAAAAAGACGAAAACGAAGAGTTCGTTGCGAAAACCAGCTTAATCGACACCACCGTTGGTCGTGCGATTCTGTGGATGATCGTACCGAAAGGTCTGCCTTACTCCATCATCAACCAGGCGTTGGGTAAGAAAGCCATCTCCAAAATGCTGAACACTTGTTACCGCATTCTGGGTCTGAAACCGACAGTAATCTTTGCTGACCAAACAATGTACACCGGCTTTGCATATGCAGCGCGTTCAGGTGTTTCTGTTGGTATTGATGACATGGTCATCCCAGCGAAGAAAACTGAAATCATCTCTGAAGCGGAAGCTGAAGTTGCTGAGATTCAGGAACAGTTCCAGTCCGGTCTGGTTACAGCAGGCGAACGCTATAACAAAGTTATCGATATCTGGGCTGCGGCGAACGATCGTGTATCCAAAGCGATGATGGACAACCTGCAAACTGAATCCGTTATTAACCGTGACGGCGTCGAAGAGCAGCAAGTTTCCTTCAACAGCATTTACATGATGGCCGACTCCGGTGCTCGTGGTTCTGCGGCACAGATTCGTCAGTTGGCAGGTATGCGTGGTCTGATGGCTAAGCCAGATGGCTCCATCATCGAAACGCCAATCACCGCGAACTTCCGTGAAGGTCTGAACGTACTCCAGTACTTCATCTCCACGCACGGTGCTCGTAAAGGTCTGGCGGATACCGCACTGAAAACTGCGAACTCCGGTTATCTGACGCGTCGTCTGGTTGACGTTGCGCAGGATCTGGTTGTTACCGAAGACGATTGTGGCACCCTCGAAGGTATCACGATGACTCCGGTTATCGAAGGCGGCGACGTTAAAGAACCACTGCGCGATCGCGTATTGGGTCGTGTAACGGCTGAAGACGTACTGAAACCTGGTACTGCTGATATTCTGGTAACACGTAACACCCTGCTGAACGAGCAATGGTGTGACCTGTTAGAAGCTAACTCTGTTGATAGCGTGAAAGTACGTTCCGTTGTGGGTTGCGAAACTGACTTCGGCGTATGTGCTCACTGTTATGGTCGTGACCTGGCTCGTGGCCACATCATCAACAAAGGTGAAGCTATCGGGGTTATCGCGGCACAGTCCATCGGTGAACCAGGTACTCAGCTGACGATGCGTACGTTCCACATCGGTGGTGCGGCATCTCGTTCTGCTGCTGAATCCAGCATTCAGGTTAAGAACAAAGGTAGCATCAAGCTCAGCAACGCGAAGTCTGTTGTGAACTCTGCCGGTAAACTGGTAGTGACTTCTCGTAACACTGAACTGAAACTGATTGACGAATTCGGTCGTACTAAAGAGAGCTATAAAGTTCCTTACGGTGCGGTAATGGGCAAAGGTGATGGCGAGCAGGTTGCAGCGGGCGAAACCGTAGCAAACTGGGATCCGCACACCATGCCAGTCATCTCTGAAGTAAGTGGTTTCATCCGCTTTACTGACATGATCGACGGCCAGTCCATTACTCGTCAGACCGACGAACTGACAGGTCTGTCATCTCTGGTTGTTCTGGATTCTGCAGAACGTACCGCGGGTGGTAAAGACTTGCGTCCTGCTCTGAAAATTGTTGATGCTCAAGGCAATGACGTACTGATCCCTGGTACCGATATGCCAGCGCAGTACTTCCTGCCGGGTAAAGCAATTGTTCAGTTGGAAGACGGCATTCAGATCAGTGCGGGTGATGCCCTGGCGCGTATTCCTCAGGAATCCAGCGGTACCAAGGATATTACCGGTGGTCTGCCACGCGTAGCGGACTTGTTCGAAGCACGTCGTCCGAAAGAGCCAGCTATCCTTGCTGAAATCAGCGGGATCATCTCCTTCGGTAAAGAAACCAAAGGCAAGCGCCGTCTGGTAATCTCTCCACTCGATGGCAGCGATGCTTACGAAGAGATGATTCCTAAGTGGCGTCAGCTGAACGTGTTCGAAGGCGAAGTGGTAGAACGCGGTGACGTGGTTTCCGATGGTCCAGAATCTCCGCATGACATTCTGCGTCTGCGTGGCGTGTATGCTGTGACTCGTTACATCACCAACGAAGTGCAGGACGTTTACCGTCTGCAAGGCGTTAAGATTAACGATAAACACATCGAAGTCATCGTGCGTCAGATGTTGCGTAAAGCAACTATCGTTAGCGCTGGTGGTTCTGACTTCCTGGAAGGTGAGCAGGCTGAATACTCTCGCGTCAAGATCGCTAACCGCGAACTGGAAGCGAACGGCAAGATTAACGTGTCCTTCACACGTGATCTGCTGGGTATCACCAAAGCCTCTCTGGCAACCGAGTCCTTCATCTCCGCGGCATCGTTCCAGGAGACAACTCGTGTGCTTACCGAAGCAGCTGTTGCGGGTAAACGTGACGAACTGCGCGGCCTGAAAGAGAACGTAATCGTGGGTCGCTTGATCCCAGCTGGTACCGGTTATGCGTATCACCAGGATCGTATGCGCCGTCGTGCAGCGGGCGAAGCGCCTGTTGTACCTCAGGTTACTGCTGAAGATGCAACTGCCAGCCTGGCAGAGCTTCTGAATGCCGGTGGTCTGGGCGGCAACAACAACGATTAA